One Coffea arabica cultivar ET-39 chromosome 5e, Coffea Arabica ET-39 HiFi, whole genome shotgun sequence DNA segment encodes these proteins:
- the LOC113687468 gene encoding protein FAR1-RELATED SEQUENCE 5-like, with product MDEERRKDILNGDAEGALGFLAAKKDADDMFFYKYHVDNEGRLARLFWTDSKSRVDFSVFGDVLVFDTTYKINKYRKPLVVLAGVNNHLNSTVFGCALLSDERIETYEWVLSTFVEAMKGRKPVAVMIDGDSAMRRAIKNLLPDACHRLCSWHLHRNARSNIRCEEFNNRLYNLMARKCSTFEFEDRWARLVNECVVVKNEWVKKLYRRRRLCAEAYLRDHFFAGMRSTQRCEKMHTFLNEYLNEKMRLYEFVRSFDLAIAWLRHTESKAVHTSENTKPVLTTILPKLEGSAAEVFTRNVFFMVRKHLNRQGLLISEDWSEDGGSRTYYYSKYGGHEISWRVDYDRSMEKLICSCMKFESKGIPCAHMFRVMVVEGMNRIPEACISKRWT from the coding sequence ATGGACGAGGAACGTAGAAAAGATATTTTGAATGGCGATGCAGAAGGGGCACTTGGGTTCTTGGCAGCGAAGAAGGATGCcgatgacatgttcttttatAAATATCATGTAGATAATGAAGGAAGATTGGCAAGGTTGTTTTGGACAGATTCTAAATCTCGTGTGGACTTCAGTGTATTTGGAGATGTATTGGTGTTTGATACAacatacaaaataaataaataccgCAAGCCACTAGTTGTACTTGCAGGGGTAAACAACCATTTGAACAGTACTGTTTTTGGCTGTGCACTGCTATCAGATGAGAGGATTGAAACATATGAATGGGTGCTAAGTACATTTGTAGAGGCTATGAAAGGTAGAAAGCCAGTAGCAGTGATGATAGATGGGGACAGTGCAATGCGAAGAGCGATAAAGAATCTTCTCCCGGATGCTTGTCACAGGCTATGTTCCTGGCACTTGCATAGAAATGCACGGAGTAATATTCGCTGCGAGGAGTTTAATAATAGGTTGTATAACCTGATGGCGAGAAAGTGTAGCACTTTTGAGTTTGAGGATCGGTGGGCTAGGTTAGTTAATGAATGTGTGGTGGTAAAGAATGAGTGGGTGAAGAAGTTGTACCGTAGGAGAAGGTTATGCGCAGAGGCCTATTTACGCGATCATTTTTTTGCAGGTATGAGAAGTACTCAAAGGTGTGAGAAAATGCATACTTTTTTGAATGAGTACTTGAATGAAAAAATGCGACTATATGAATTCGTTAGAAGTTTTGATTTGGCAATAGCATGGCTTCGACATACTGAGAGCAAAGCAGTTCACACAAGCGAAAACACAAAACCAGTCTTAACCACAATCCTACCCAAATTAGAGGGGAGCGCAGCGGAGGTGTTTACAAGGAATGTGTTCTTCATGGTGAGGAAGCATTTGAACAGGCAAGGACTTCTAATTTCTGAGGACTGGAGCGAGGATGGAGGGAGTCGTACATATTATTACTCGAAATATGGTGGACACGAAATAAGTTGGAGGGTGGATTATGATAGGTCAATGGAGAAGCTAATATGCTCTTGCATGAAATTCGAGTCAAAGGGGATTCCTTGTGCTCACATGTTTCGAGTAATGGTGGTAGAAGGAATGAACAGGATCCCAGAAGCATGCATTTCGAAGCGGTGGACATAG